From the Chryseobacterium fluminis genome, the window GTATGCTCAAAATCAAAACTGTTTTATATTGTTTCATTGGTTTTGTTTTTATAAATGATTGGTTTCTTTCTCTTTATTAACCATTGTTTTTAGCATCTTTTTCAACTCATCAAAAGCAAAGCTTAAATCTATCATTGGCATAAAGGGGCTGGAATAAGCACAAGACAGCCCGTAAATGTTGGCTTTATCAATTTCTTTATTTGGACGAGGTAATTGATGTTCAGATTTTTTCACTTGTGTTTCATGTTCAAAATCTTTGTCGGGTTTTATGATTTTACGTTTCATATTGATTTTGGTACTATTAATACTGCAAAATTATTCAACGCACTTAGCTTCATTTTTATATAATTAGCCTAATATTTGCTATATTTGGCCACATGGATATACTTAGTCAATTAATAAGTAGTGTGGATCAAAATCCCGATTCAATCCTCGTGATGAGACAACAGACGGAGCAGCGTTTACCTGCTCATCAGCACGATAAGGCTCAGTTATTATTGGTTTATGGTGGAATTGCTTACTTGCAAACAGACGAAAAGGATTTCTATATCCCATCTAACCATTACATATGGATACCAAAAAATTATCCGCACAATCTGATGTTTAATACACAGGATTTGTACATTATCAATATTTACTTTCCAGACGAAAAAGATGGTGAATTTTATGATGAACTGGGTATTTATCCCGTTAGTAAGTTGCTGGCAGAGATGCTCTCATTTAGCGAGAAATGGCAAGGTGATTATTACAAAGGTTCGTGGGAATTTGAATTTCTATCCACGCTTAAGAATGTATTATCAAAGGAAAACCTCAAAAAATTCTCCATTCAACTACCTACAACGGACGATCAAAGGCTCAATGCCATAATCGACAGTTTTAGAAATCGATTAAATGAAAATCTAAGTTTAGATCGAATTGCTCAGCAATCAGGAATGAGTGTGAGAAGTCTGACCAGATTATTCCAAACGAAATTGCATATCACTTTTGTTCAATACTTAAAAATGCTGCGGATTATCCGGGCGATGGAATTGATAAAAGATACAAATCTGAATATGACCGAAATAGCCTATGAAATTGGATATTCGAATATAGCTGCATTTAGCAATAATTTTCAGCAGCTGACCAATATGAGACCTACGGAATTTAAAATGAAATAAGCAGTAAGATAATAGTTGTTTTAACTATAATCTTACACTAAAATAACTTATAGTTAAGTTTTATTATCTGATAGTATCCTTAAATGGATCAACACTTATTTCCATCATCAATTTTTCAAAAAAGAAATAGAAACCAAACGTATTTCTAATTTTCTTAGGTTCACTTTCAAATTGTAAGTCAGCTTCTGTTTTTAACTTTTCATAGATATCCCAAACTGCTTGCTCATCCTTCTGATAAAATCCGATGTGGAAATTCTCCGGATATTCAGGCGTATTTTCCTTGTGGTTCAATTCCTGTCCCCAAATAACTAAGGCAAAATTATGGTCATTTTCCAGAACTGCCATTTTGTTGTTTCGATTGACAATTAAACTAAAACTTAAGGCTTTTGTAAATAAATTTATAGCTTTATTTACGTCTTGTACAACGATGTTGATGTGATTTAAATTCATTTTGTTCTTGTTTTAATTACAGAACAAAATTACTTTTCCGGCATCAGGCTAAATTGGATAAATCGGTCGTTTTCGTTTTTATTTAAGATAATTGGTTTTACCCCTGCAAACTTTTTCACTTCCCTTATAAAATGAGATTGGTCTGCATAATTGAGTTGGGGGTAGA encodes:
- a CDS encoding helix-turn-helix domain-containing protein, translated to MDILSQLISSVDQNPDSILVMRQQTEQRLPAHQHDKAQLLLVYGGIAYLQTDEKDFYIPSNHYIWIPKNYPHNLMFNTQDLYIINIYFPDEKDGEFYDELGIYPVSKLLAEMLSFSEKWQGDYYKGSWEFEFLSTLKNVLSKENLKKFSIQLPTTDDQRLNAIIDSFRNRLNENLSLDRIAQQSGMSVRSLTRLFQTKLHITFVQYLKMLRIIRAMELIKDTNLNMTEIAYEIGYSNIAAFSNNFQQLTNMRPTEFKMK
- a CDS encoding VOC family protein, translating into MNLNHINIVVQDVNKAINLFTKALSFSLIVNRNNKMAVLENDHNFALVIWGQELNHKENTPEYPENFHIGFYQKDEQAVWDIYEKLKTEADLQFESEPKKIRNTFGFYFFFEKLMMEISVDPFKDTIR